The Dehalococcoidia bacterium genome includes a window with the following:
- a CDS encoding SDR family oxidoreductase produces ERLVWSAVSRGLPVCIYRPGNIGHESSTGTVNPNDFQSLIIKACARSGCAPLVPDWRFEMTPVDFLATAIRKFSDEPAHLGKVYNAVQQDPVTADSVFALMQDRGYVTDRVSLGEWKSRLQEIADRENDLELGVLVRSLDSVEGYLSDTSKYDISKFSEALAETGMAMPTVDVDYVTRFLRE; encoded by the coding sequence AGAAAGACTCGTGTGGTCAGCGGTATCCCGGGGGCTGCCGGTCTGCATATACAGGCCAGGCAATATCGGCCATGAGAGTAGTACCGGCACGGTCAATCCAAATGACTTCCAGTCGTTGATAATCAAGGCTTGTGCTCGCTCAGGGTGTGCTCCCTTGGTGCCGGACTGGCGCTTCGAGATGACCCCTGTCGACTTCCTGGCCACCGCTATCAGGAAGTTCTCCGACGAGCCGGCACATCTGGGAAAGGTCTATAACGCGGTCCAACAGGACCCCGTCACCGCTGACAGCGTTTTTGCTCTTATGCAGGACCGCGGATACGTGACAGACCGCGTATCCCTGGGTGAGTGGAAATCAAGACTGCAAGAAATAGCAGACCGGGAGAACGACCTGGAGTTAGGTGTTCTGGTACGCTCCCTGGACTCGGTTGAAGGGTATCTATCCGATACCAGCAAGTACGACATCAGCAAGTTCTCTGAAGCACTTGCTGAGACTGGTATGGCCATGCCGACAGTTGACGTGGACTACGTGACCAGGTTCCTAAGAGAGTGA
- a CDS encoding MFS transporter: protein MTSASLSEGIEDTQPRGWATLLLHHLQISSLRLSSFVLGIFLPFISDDLGLTPLQAGLLQGVWWITAAVAVLPFGIWLSRFRPVPMNLVSLMLVTPFLFAQGLAFSFPSLFFARFFAALFHMIGLAARPMLFQQWAARRQYTLINAVGLSQHSLLLAIAISTGAMLITALGSWRLAYFIQGAFLLSQLVAWMVVARESRAPAREIEQALDNARRAPLAALRKYPQGWLVGVVMFSLSATWTAIVTFMPTLMVEDRNIPLAVGGPLLGFLYYSLIPGALFGSYVNRKAANRRLLLTVPATLNVLLALGIALTRDIVPLAVLIAGMGLVWVAVPALEMLPFEFEDIAPREVAAMSALVVTLSAIGFAVGPMIAGAVAQFTGSLQTGLVAISLASSVGIAAGLMYPARRE from the coding sequence ATGACATCCGCTTCCCTATCCGAAGGAATCGAAGACACACAACCGCGCGGCTGGGCGACACTTCTACTTCACCATCTCCAGATCAGCAGCCTCAGGCTATCGTCGTTTGTCCTGGGCATATTCCTCCCGTTCATAAGCGACGACCTGGGGCTGACTCCGCTGCAGGCCGGACTGCTCCAGGGCGTATGGTGGATTACGGCGGCAGTGGCGGTGCTTCCGTTCGGGATATGGCTGTCGCGCTTCCGTCCCGTTCCCATGAACCTGGTCTCCCTGATGCTGGTGACTCCGTTCCTGTTCGCACAGGGACTTGCGTTCAGCTTCCCGAGCCTGTTCTTTGCGCGCTTCTTCGCCGCGCTGTTCCACATGATTGGCCTCGCGGCACGTCCGATGCTCTTCCAGCAGTGGGCTGCGCGCCGTCAGTACACACTCATCAACGCCGTAGGACTGTCCCAGCACAGCCTCCTGCTGGCCATAGCAATCAGCACGGGTGCGATGCTGATCACCGCGCTTGGAAGCTGGCGTCTGGCCTACTTCATCCAGGGAGCGTTTCTGCTGTCGCAGCTGGTCGCGTGGATGGTCGTGGCCCGCGAGAGCCGTGCGCCTGCCCGCGAGATCGAACAGGCTCTCGATAACGCGAGACGGGCGCCCCTTGCTGCCCTCAGAAAGTACCCGCAGGGCTGGCTTGTTGGCGTGGTGATGTTCTCACTCTCGGCTACGTGGACGGCCATCGTGACCTTCATGCCCACGCTGATGGTCGAAGACAGGAATATACCCCTGGCCGTTGGAGGACCGCTCCTCGGCTTCCTGTACTACAGTCTGATACCCGGCGCCCTGTTCGGAAGCTACGTCAACCGCAAGGCAGCCAACCGCAGGTTGCTTCTCACCGTCCCGGCGACGCTGAACGTCCTTCTCGCGCTCGGCATCGCACTGACCCGGGACATCGTGCCCCTCGCGGTGCTGATTGCCGGGATGGGACTGGTGTGGGTTGCGGTGCCTGCCCTCGAGATGCTGCCGTTCGAGTTCGAGGACATAGCTCCCCGCGAGGTGGCTGCCATGAGCGCGCTGGTCGTCACGCTGTCAGCAATCGGGTTCGCCGTGGGGCCGATGATCGCAGGCGCGGTGGCGCAGTTCACCGGCTCCCTGCAGACCGGACTCGTGGCTATATCGCTCGCAAGCTCAGTCGGCATAGCCGCCGGACTGATGTACCCGGCCCGACGTGAGTGA
- a CDS encoding amidohydrolase, with product MDLIVINGRVETMDASNGVVQAVGVRDGRIAALGANDEVLPEKHSRTTVIDANGRTVLPGFIEPHNHMVGYSTNLLEVDVRTPPNRNIGDIVERLRERAAGTPPGEWVRGRGYDDTGLQDMRHPTRHDLDAASTGHPIAIVHNSGHMLAANSTALQMAGIHDETPDPPGGRIGRFPASGEPDGMLYETAQALVHQLLPAYTEDDVRTGFVGAQDEYLRRGITTIHDASVGNARGVNILDTYQRAKYEGFLKFRVNMFMQWEYLKSTDFALGTGDGDEWVRVAGCKIISDGSIQGITAALREPYHCDPDEQGWLIYEQDELNEMVMALHRRGYQIATHANGDAAIDAVLTAYENALRTIPKADHRFRIEHCQVCLPEHISKMRDLGVIPDFFPNHVYFFGDRHRERFLGPDRVTHLDPIGSAVQAGIKPLLHSDCPVTPVNPLFCIQNAIDRVTSSGRVLTEAERVPVRDAISMMTVNAAHGAFEEDVKGSLEVGKLGDLVVLQHDPFRESAHELGQIESAVTVVGGQVMYQTDDIAIG from the coding sequence ATGGACCTGATCGTCATCAACGGCCGAGTGGAGACCATGGACGCCAGCAATGGTGTGGTGCAGGCGGTGGGTGTCCGTGACGGTAGGATCGCCGCGCTCGGCGCTAACGACGAAGTCCTGCCTGAGAAGCACAGCCGGACGACGGTCATCGACGCCAACGGCAGGACGGTGCTGCCGGGCTTCATCGAGCCTCACAACCACATGGTTGGGTACAGCACCAACCTCCTGGAGGTGGACGTCCGAACGCCGCCCAACCGCAACATCGGTGATATCGTTGAACGATTACGCGAGCGGGCAGCCGGAACGCCGCCTGGGGAGTGGGTACGAGGCCGGGGCTACGACGACACCGGCCTTCAGGATATGCGGCATCCCACCCGTCACGACCTCGACGCCGCGTCGACAGGTCACCCCATCGCAATCGTCCACAACTCCGGGCATATGCTCGCGGCCAACTCCACTGCGCTCCAGATGGCTGGAATCCACGACGAAACTCCGGACCCTCCCGGCGGACGCATCGGCAGGTTCCCAGCCAGCGGCGAGCCAGACGGGATGCTGTACGAGACCGCGCAGGCACTCGTGCACCAGCTTCTGCCCGCCTACACGGAAGACGACGTGCGGACCGGGTTCGTCGGGGCGCAGGACGAGTACCTGCGGCGCGGCATAACGACCATCCACGATGCCAGTGTCGGCAACGCGCGGGGCGTAAACATCCTCGACACCTACCAGCGGGCGAAGTATGAAGGGTTCCTGAAGTTCAGGGTCAACATGTTCATGCAGTGGGAGTATCTGAAGAGTACAGACTTCGCCCTCGGAACCGGCGACGGCGACGAGTGGGTACGGGTCGCCGGATGCAAGATCATCTCCGACGGGTCGATCCAGGGAATCACTGCGGCCCTGCGCGAGCCCTACCACTGCGACCCCGACGAGCAGGGCTGGCTTATCTACGAGCAGGACGAGTTGAACGAGATGGTCATGGCCCTGCACCGTCGGGGCTACCAGATCGCCACCCACGCCAACGGCGACGCTGCCATCGACGCCGTGCTGACGGCCTACGAGAACGCGCTGCGGACCATCCCGAAGGCCGACCACCGCTTCCGCATCGAGCACTGCCAGGTCTGCCTGCCGGAGCACATCTCGAAGATGCGCGACCTTGGAGTAATCCCAGACTTCTTCCCGAACCACGTCTACTTCTTCGGCGACCGACACCGGGAGCGCTTCCTTGGCCCTGACAGGGTGACTCACCTCGACCCGATCGGTTCGGCGGTCCAGGCTGGGATCAAGCCGCTGCTCCACTCGGACTGCCCTGTGACTCCGGTGAACCCGCTCTTCTGTATCCAGAACGCTATCGACAGGGTCACCAGCTCAGGCAGGGTACTGACGGAAGCTGAGAGAGTGCCCGTGAGAGATGCCATATCCATGATGACCGTGAACGCCGCGCACGGGGCCTTCGAGGAAGACGTGAAGGGCAGTCTGGAGGTTGGAAAGCTGGGCGACTTGGTGGTGCTGCAGCATGACCCGTTCCGTGAGTCGGCCCACGAGCTGGGTCAGATCGAGTCAGCCGTCACAGTGGTCGGGGGCCAGGTCATGTACCAGACCGACGACATTGCCATCGGCTAA
- a CDS encoding zinc ribbon domain-containing protein, whose translation MPIYEYVCNTCSHRFEKLRPISRMNDDAPCPICEGDSEKKLSVFSAFASDDSGSVGAIAGAGGCGGCGPGGCACSMTV comes from the coding sequence ATGCCGATCTATGAGTACGTCTGCAACACGTGCAGCCACAGGTTCGAGAAGCTGCGGCCGATAAGTCGCATGAACGACGACGCTCCCTGCCCCATCTGCGAGGGCGATTCCGAAAAGAAGCTGTCGGTGTTCTCGGCGTTCGCGTCCGACGACTCCGGCTCGGTCGGAGCGATTGCGGGCGCCGGTGGATGCGGCGGGTGCGGTCCGGGCGGCTGTGCCTGCTCGATGACGGTCTAG
- a CDS encoding DUF2269 family protein codes for MTTVQILLSIHILSALVAVGATVSYFFWLRRAVLAPESRSFTLDTIRMMERRMVMPAYVLVLLTGLGLIDRAGWAWSTPWLELSLLFFIVLLGLVGFHARVIKGQIALVADGSADSAEYDRAHARGRILLALKVVVIIAMVYLMVFKPALWG; via the coding sequence ATGACCACCGTACAGATACTGCTGTCCATACACATCCTGTCTGCGCTCGTCGCAGTCGGGGCGACGGTTTCCTACTTCTTCTGGCTGCGCCGAGCTGTGCTGGCGCCGGAGTCGAGGTCGTTCACGCTGGATACCATCAGGATGATGGAGCGTCGGATGGTGATGCCAGCCTACGTGCTCGTCCTGCTCACAGGACTCGGGCTGATCGACCGCGCCGGCTGGGCGTGGTCCACGCCGTGGCTCGAGCTTTCGCTCCTGTTCTTCATCGTGCTCCTGGGGCTCGTGGGATTCCACGCACGAGTCATCAAGGGTCAGATCGCGCTGGTTGCGGACGGCTCAGCAGACTCCGCCGAGTACGACAGGGCCCACGCACGCGGACGAATACTGCTGGCGCTCAAGGTAGTCGTGATTATCGCGATGGTCTACCTGATGGTGTTCAAGCCAGCGCTGTGGGGGTGA
- a CDS encoding Uma2 family endonuclease, protein MTTLRTTRSHAGFRLPDPPPREPDEMTSYEHLHAPGSTHHLIRHFGNSDTTLVTAERYISMEPRSGRSRRRRPDLLIAFDVDPAAYIESNGYIISEQGKPPDFVLEVASESTGDEDVGEKRDDYAAFGILEYWRFDETGEYHGDWLAGERLVDGEYQPIEIEQLSEDVLQGYSEVLNLNIRWHAGQLEWFDPATGRHIPTFDDERARAEDERTARIVAERRADAAEARVRELQDELRRARDS, encoded by the coding sequence ATGACCACACTTAGAACCACCAGGTCCCACGCCGGATTCAGGCTCCCGGACCCACCTCCACGCGAGCCAGATGAGATGACCAGCTACGAACACCTTCACGCGCCAGGTAGTACACACCACCTCATCCGCCACTTCGGCAATTCCGATACCACGCTGGTGACCGCCGAGCGTTATATCTCCATGGAACCCCGCTCGGGCAGATCCCGACGAAGGAGACCAGACCTGCTCATCGCTTTTGATGTCGACCCCGCAGCCTACATCGAAAGCAACGGTTACATCATCTCCGAGCAGGGAAAGCCCCCCGACTTCGTGCTCGAGGTGGCCTCGGAGAGTACAGGCGACGAAGATGTCGGAGAGAAGCGAGACGACTATGCTGCTTTTGGGATCCTCGAGTACTGGCGATTTGATGAAACTGGTGAGTACCACGGTGATTGGCTGGCAGGAGAACGGCTGGTTGATGGGGAGTATCAGCCAATTGAGATCGAGCAGTTGTCTGAGGACGTTCTACAAGGTTACAGCGAAGTACTGAATCTGAACATAAGGTGGCACGCCGGGCAGTTGGAGTGGTTTGACCCGGCAACCGGTCGTCACATCCCGACCTTTGACGACGAGCGTGCCCGTGCCGAAGACGAGCGTACAGCTCGCATAGTGGCCGAGAGGCGTGCAGATGCAGCAGAGGCTCGAGTCCGAGAGCTTCAGGATGAACTCAGAAGAGCGCGGGATTCTTAA
- a CDS encoding DUF5615 family PIN-like protein — protein sequence MRLLADIHISPRTVRFLNNLGHEAVRVDDLLPATAPDPEIIAAALSEDRAVLTQDLGFSGMAVQSGLSAPSIISLRLSDSRVDAVNSRLSQVLSVIEVDVEAGVLVTVDDNRVRMRRIPL from the coding sequence ATGAGGCTCTTAGCCGACATTCATATTTCCCCTCGCACAGTTCGTTTTCTGAACAATCTTGGGCACGAAGCTGTCAGAGTTGATGATCTTCTGCCAGCAACCGCCCCTGATCCGGAGATCATAGCTGCTGCACTTTCGGAGGATCGCGCTGTCTTGACTCAGGACTTGGGATTCTCCGGAATGGCTGTACAGTCAGGACTATCGGCACCCTCTATCATTTCGCTCAGACTCTCAGATTCTCGCGTGGACGCAGTCAACAGCAGGTTGAGCCAGGTGCTTTCGGTTATTGAGGTGGATGTGGAAGCGGGCGTTCTCGTGACTGTGGATGACAACCGTGTCAGGATGCGTCGGATACCTCTTTAG
- a CDS encoding DUF433 domain-containing protein, which produces MKFERITVDPQVCEGKPTVRGTRMTVEFVLKLVGNGYTADDIVREYPELGPSDVYACATYGAWMVSERSSPLDEALSRHSYFPSHSSFSEQSWARSCQS; this is translated from the coding sequence ATGAAGTTCGAGCGAATAACTGTCGATCCACAAGTATGTGAGGGCAAGCCAACCGTCCGTGGCACTCGTATGACCGTCGAGTTTGTGCTCAAGCTCGTAGGAAACGGCTACACGGCGGACGATATTGTAAGGGAGTATCCTGAATTAGGGCCTTCCGATGTCTATGCCTGCGCCACCTATGGCGCATGGATGGTGAGTGAGAGGTCCTCACCATTGGATGAGGCTCTTAGCCGACATTCATATTTCCCCTCGCACAGTTCGTTTTCTGAACAATCTTGGGCACGAAGCTGTCAGAGTTGA
- a CDS encoding ornithine cyclodeaminase family protein, whose protein sequence is MPLYLTEQDVDRLLNMEAALFAVESVLRRQADGTALNLPRQRLMAAPDTHVNTMMASDSELGVFGFKTYTYAGGVYRFFVFLSDNRTGELLAIVEANRLGQLRTGAATGVATGLMARPEAATVGVIGSGYQARTQLEAVSKVRDLSAARVYSRNSEGRSAYASEMSERLGFDVSPVDSAHASVEGADIVITITSSRTPVLHGEWLEPGMHVTAVGGADPYVTELDNAAVQRADLIVVDDLAQTRIESGELMMTAGRGLVLWEQMVELWEIVSGRTPGRHRPEEVTLFKSLGMALWDIATAKAAYERAIAEGVGREV, encoded by the coding sequence TTGCCCCTCTACTTAACAGAACAAGACGTCGACCGCCTCCTGAATATGGAGGCGGCTCTCTTTGCGGTAGAATCCGTGCTGCGTCGACAGGCCGACGGCACCGCTCTCAATCTCCCCAGGCAGCGCCTGATGGCCGCTCCGGACACCCACGTCAACACCATGATGGCCTCCGACAGCGAGCTGGGCGTCTTCGGTTTCAAGACGTATACCTATGCTGGCGGCGTGTACAGGTTCTTCGTATTCCTGTCGGATAACCGCACCGGCGAACTGCTCGCGATCGTCGAGGCCAATCGACTCGGCCAGCTACGCACCGGTGCCGCCACAGGTGTGGCGACCGGCCTAATGGCGCGACCCGAGGCTGCCACCGTAGGGGTGATCGGCAGCGGATACCAGGCAAGGACACAGCTTGAGGCCGTCAGCAAGGTCCGCGACCTGAGCGCCGCCAGGGTCTACAGCCGGAACTCCGAGGGTCGAAGCGCATACGCGTCTGAGATGTCAGAACGACTCGGTTTCGATGTCTCTCCCGTCGACTCAGCCCATGCTTCAGTCGAGGGAGCCGACATAGTCATCACGATCACGAGCTCCCGCACGCCGGTACTACACGGCGAGTGGCTGGAGCCGGGAATGCACGTCACCGCCGTCGGCGGAGCGGACCCCTACGTGACCGAGCTCGACAACGCGGCTGTGCAGCGAGCAGACCTGATAGTCGTCGACGACCTCGCGCAGACCCGGATCGAGTCCGGTGAGCTGATGATGACCGCAGGACGAGGCCTCGTGCTCTGGGAGCAGATGGTCGAGCTATGGGAGATCGTCAGCGGCCGGACACCAGGCCGTCACCGCCCGGAAGAAGTAACCCTCTTCAAGTCCCTCGGAATGGCCCTCTGGGACATCGCCACCGCCAAAGCCGCCTACGAACGCGCCATAGCCGAAGGCGTTGGCCGGGAGGTTTAG
- a CDS encoding methyltransferase: protein MTSSEFSFATFSSNPFYEALNARLVAMAEPSSGQRIVDLACGTGGVTKLILAQLRGARDSVIVAVDHSSIALKQAMEDLKAHRDNAVQFVQSQVEQVSESMKERADTVIFCNAIHYIPDKDGLIDEIERTLNPGGKFAFNTSFYEGGQVPESLQFYRKWMFKSARVLRREYGLSPQRADKVESRKHLTAEEYRDLLERHDFTVIRQVEDRVQVPIEGWLDISTFEDFIVGTMPGVPLKEASASLQTGVHQTFEEMEITHVPRNWLDIVAVRK, encoded by the coding sequence ATGACATCAAGTGAATTCTCATTCGCCACCTTTTCATCCAACCCGTTCTACGAGGCGCTTAACGCGAGACTTGTAGCCATGGCCGAGCCGAGTTCCGGTCAGCGCATTGTCGACCTTGCCTGCGGCACCGGCGGCGTGACCAAGCTCATTCTCGCGCAGCTTCGCGGTGCGAGAGACTCCGTTATCGTCGCTGTGGACCACTCCTCCATCGCACTCAAGCAGGCGATGGAAGACCTAAAGGCCCACAGGGATAATGCCGTCCAGTTCGTGCAGAGCCAGGTCGAGCAGGTGTCCGAGTCAATGAAGGAACGGGCTGATACTGTCATCTTCTGCAACGCCATTCACTACATCCCCGACAAGGACGGACTCATCGATGAGATTGAGCGCACGCTCAACCCCGGTGGGAAGTTCGCGTTCAACACCTCGTTCTACGAAGGTGGACAGGTGCCGGAGTCTCTCCAATTCTACCGCAAGTGGATGTTCAAGTCGGCGCGTGTGCTGCGCAGAGAGTACGGACTCTCCCCGCAGCGTGCTGACAAGGTCGAGTCGCGCAAGCACCTGACCGCCGAAGAGTATCGCGACCTGCTGGAACGTCACGATTTCACCGTCATACGCCAGGTGGAGGACAGGGTCCAGGTGCCGATCGAGGGCTGGCTGGACATCAGCACCTTCGAGGACTTCATAGTGGGCACCATGCCCGGCGTCCCGCTGAAGGAGGCGAGCGCGTCTCTACAGACCGGTGTGCACCAGACGTTCGAGGAGATGGAGATCACCCACGTCCCCCGCAACTGGCTGGACATCGTGGCCGTTCGCAAATAA
- a CDS encoding cytochrome c — translation MTEETRHLHSLFPRISHASIALAALVLASFAILACSSSSGESVTAPAATEPPALSGRLGEEIFTTTCVACHLAGGVGQPNWHIPNADGVLPAPPLNGDGHTWHHSDGFLYRYVKNGGKMLETPSLPDFKSGMPAFGEQLSHEEIVAVLTYVKSLWGDKTSRDTSIVEWQALGSVEDPFPPAP, via the coding sequence ATGACAGAAGAAACTCGCCATCTCCACAGTCTGTTTCCGCGGATCTCTCATGCTAGCATCGCTTTAGCTGCGCTGGTGCTAGCATCGTTCGCCATTCTCGCCTGCTCTTCTTCCTCAGGCGAGAGCGTAACCGCACCTGCAGCTACTGAGCCACCGGCTCTATCCGGCAGGCTGGGGGAGGAGATCTTCACCACCACGTGCGTTGCCTGCCATCTGGCGGGTGGCGTGGGCCAGCCCAACTGGCACATTCCGAATGCGGACGGCGTGCTTCCCGCCCCGCCTCTCAATGGCGACGGTCATACCTGGCACCACTCCGACGGCTTCCTTTACAGGTACGTCAAGAACGGCGGGAAGATGCTGGAGACCCCCAGCCTGCCGGACTTCAAGAGCGGTATGCCCGCGTTCGGCGAGCAGCTCAGTCACGAGGAGATCGTCGCGGTGCTCACCTACGTTAAGAGTCTTTGGGGAGACAAGACGAGCAGGGATACGTCCATTGTGGAGTGGCAGGCCCTCGGGAGTGTCGAAGATCCGTTCCCGCCTGCTCCGTAG
- a CDS encoding HAD-IA family hydrolase: MLDFQQYEWLSFDCYGTLVDWETGISDAVDAALRSHNIQLSRSEILELFAEVEPQIQVGTGFLEYRRVLRRVMALIGISLDFQFTQSDLTCLADTLPSWPIFSDTIPSLRAMKARYKLAIISNVDDDLFAQTAKVLEVSFDAVVTAQQVRSYKPDLSNFHTALERMDVDKSRWLHIGESLYHDIGPANQLGISSVWVNRGHDREGAGATRPTDAKPDLEVPDLETLVRMMDLT, from the coding sequence ATGCTTGATTTCCAACAATACGAATGGCTGAGCTTCGACTGCTACGGCACGCTGGTCGACTGGGAGACTGGCATATCCGACGCCGTCGACGCCGCGCTGCGCTCCCACAACATCCAGTTGTCCAGGTCTGAGATCCTCGAGCTCTTCGCCGAGGTCGAGCCCCAGATACAGGTCGGCACCGGATTCCTCGAGTACCGGCGTGTCCTGCGGCGCGTGATGGCGCTGATCGGCATCAGCCTCGATTTCCAGTTCACCCAGTCCGATCTGACCTGCCTCGCAGACACTCTGCCGTCATGGCCGATCTTCTCTGACACCATCCCGTCGCTCAGGGCAATGAAGGCGCGCTACAAACTCGCGATAATCTCCAACGTAGACGACGACCTGTTCGCCCAGACCGCCAAGGTCCTGGAAGTGTCGTTCGACGCTGTCGTGACCGCCCAGCAGGTGCGGAGCTACAAGCCCGACCTCAGCAACTTCCACACTGCGCTGGAGCGAATGGACGTCGACAAGAGTCGGTGGCTGCACATCGGCGAAAGCCTCTATCATGACATCGGTCCTGCGAACCAGCTTGGGATCTCGTCGGTATGGGTAAATCGTGGTCACGACCGCGAAGGAGCCGGGGCGACGCGCCCCACCGACGCAAAGCCCGACCTAGAAGTGCCGGACCTCGAGACCTTGGTCAGAATGATGGATCTCACTTGA
- a CDS encoding glucose 1-dehydrogenase: MRLEGKVALISGGGRGMGAAEARLFASEGAKVVFGDVLEAEGQQVEAEIAEAGGEAVFVHLDVTSEADWQRAVDTAVERFGGLHILVNNAGIFDGGNVEAQTVEGWDRTMDINAKGVFLGTKAAIPAMRESGSGSIVNISSVAGIIGSLGTTAYNASKGAVRLLTKSTAIQYAAEGIRCNSVHPGPIDTNMIREAFPDDDVREARIGLVPLGRMGDMSDVANGVLFLASDEASYMTGSELVIDGGATAM, encoded by the coding sequence ATGCGATTGGAAGGTAAGGTAGCGCTCATAAGCGGAGGCGGAAGGGGTATGGGAGCGGCCGAGGCGCGGCTCTTCGCCTCTGAGGGAGCGAAGGTCGTCTTCGGAGACGTCCTTGAGGCCGAGGGCCAGCAGGTGGAAGCGGAGATCGCGGAGGCGGGCGGCGAGGCTGTGTTCGTCCATCTCGACGTGACGAGCGAGGCCGACTGGCAGAGGGCTGTCGATACCGCTGTCGAGCGGTTCGGAGGCCTGCACATCCTGGTAAACAACGCCGGAATCTTTGACGGCGGCAACGTCGAGGCCCAGACCGTCGAGGGCTGGGACCGGACGATGGACATCAACGCGAAGGGCGTGTTTCTCGGCACGAAGGCCGCGATCCCGGCCATGCGTGAGTCGGGCAGCGGCTCGATAGTCAACATCTCATCCGTCGCAGGCATCATCGGAAGCCTGGGCACGACGGCGTACAACGCGTCGAAGGGGGCCGTGAGGCTGCTGACCAAGTCCACGGCAATCCAGTATGCTGCCGAGGGCATACGCTGCAACTCGGTCCATCCCGGCCCGATAGACACGAACATGATCCGCGAGGCGTTCCCGGACGACGACGTCAGGGAGGCGCGCATCGGTCTGGTCCCACTGGGACGCATGGGCGATATGTCCGACGTTGCGAATGGCGTGCTCTTCCTGGCGTCTGACGAAGCCTCGTACATGACCGGCAGCGAGCTGGTGATAGACGGCGGCGCCACAGCTATGTAA
- a CDS encoding aspartate aminotransferase family protein, protein MERGEGHYIYDADGNRLLDFMINATSLILGHAHPDVTRAIQEQAARGTAFTGPTDPQVRMAKIITERVPSVDLVRFTNSGTEGTMMAIRAARAFTGREKIAKFEGGYHGAHEYVSVSVRPPLAKLDPSGPTPIPEHPGLPQSILDQVIVLPYNDLDWCERVLRENASEVACLIMEPIMSSFGYLAGDIEFLKGLRELTTELGIILIYDEVQSFRVAPGGAQEMFGVIPDMTSFGKIIGGGTPVGAFGGRADLMELFDPTKGAAIAHAGTFNANPVTMAAGEVVMNHLTPEVYDRMNALGGELRAKLSAVFDEFEVPAQVTGVGSLFGIHFTSEEITDYRTVVRGDSTMRQALFVGLLNEGVLLQGGAAGAMNSLTSESDIDTLVDGTRRVIERVK, encoded by the coding sequence ATAGAGCGGGGCGAGGGCCACTATATATATGATGCGGACGGCAATCGCCTGCTCGACTTCATGATCAACGCGACCAGCCTGATTCTCGGACACGCCCACCCGGACGTGACCCGAGCCATCCAGGAGCAGGCGGCCAGGGGAACAGCGTTCACCGGCCCGACCGATCCGCAGGTGCGAATGGCGAAGATCATCACCGAGCGGGTGCCGTCGGTCGACCTCGTCCGGTTCACCAACTCGGGCACCGAGGGCACGATGATGGCAATCCGCGCCGCCCGCGCGTTCACCGGCAGGGAGAAGATCGCCAAGTTCGAGGGCGGCTACCACGGAGCGCACGAGTACGTCTCGGTAAGCGTCCGGCCTCCGCTTGCAAAGCTCGACCCGTCAGGTCCGACGCCGATCCCGGAGCATCCGGGGCTGCCCCAGAGCATCCTGGACCAGGTGATCGTGCTGCCGTACAACGACCTCGACTGGTGCGAGCGGGTGCTTCGCGAGAACGCGAGCGAAGTGGCCTGTCTCATCATGGAGCCGATCATGTCCAGCTTCGGCTACTTGGCTGGAGACATCGAGTTCCTGAAGGGCCTGCGCGAACTGACGACCGAACTGGGCATCATCCTGATCTACGACGAGGTGCAGAGCTTCCGTGTCGCTCCCGGCGGCGCGCAGGAGATGTTCGGCGTGATCCCGGACATGACGTCTTTCGGCAAGATCATAGGCGGCGGCACTCCGGTCGGCGCGTTCGGTGGCCGGGCCGACCTCATGGAGCTGTTCGATCCCACGAAGGGAGCCGCGATAGCTCACGCCGGAACGTTCAACGCCAATCCGGTGACGATGGCCGCGGGAGAGGTGGTCATGAACCACCTGACGCCCGAGGTGTACGACCGCATGAACGCGCTGGGTGGCGAGCTCAGGGCCAAGCTGAGTGCTGTGTTCGACGAGTTCGAGGTGCCGGCGCAGGTCACGGGCGTGGGATCGCTGTTCGGCATTCACTTCACTTCAGAAGAGATCACCGACTACCGCACGGTGGTCCGTGGGGACAGCACCATGCGACAGGCGCTGTTCGTCGGGCTGCTCAACGAGGGCGTCCTGCTCCAGGGCGGGGCCGCGGGCGCGATGAACTCGCTGACGAGCGAGTCCGACATCGACACGCTGGTAGACGGCACGAGGCGGGTAATCGAGCGCGTGAAATAG